The window AAGGCACCTTTCGAAGTCTTGAGCCTCGCTGGATCTATTGCTGATGCTCTGCAGATTTGAAGCAAATAGAGATAAAAAGCCTAGTCCTTGCTGGTCTTGGTGGTTGTTGTACTCTTAAGAGATTTTACCTAGCTGATCAATTTGTGAAATAATCATATCACTTTTGCTGAGAGACAGATTGTTGAAACCTCGTATGCTGGTCTTGACTTATGTTGATTGGTCTTTGTTTTGCAACAAAATAAATTGTTAAgttcataaaaataaatctCTCCACTTCTGTTGGTCTGAGAGAGAAATGATAACAGGTGTGTGATTGGTCTTGTTCATCATCTTGAATCTTGATGTCAATTACAAAGTGGCAATCACTTGCACTCCTGTGTAATCTCTTTTTAGTAGTCATTTTGTTCTGCTATGTCTTAATACTAGAGAACATTCACTTGGGATCAATGATAAAAAcacagtaatattttttttgtattaaacTAGAGGATTCTGATTAAGTTCATTAACAATTACTTATCTTTGTTTTAGTTTCTTCTTTGTAATGTTGCAGGTACAAACTACAGAGGAAGATTAGTTTCAGTTAACTTATGGTTCTCCCTTCATTAGCAATATTAAGGTTTGGACATGGCACGCTCCGCAGGCCCCCAAGAGTACATATCAGAACCAGAGTTTCCATTAGTGAGCAGGTTTTGAGGCAATCCATGAATGCCATCTAAAGGAAGAGATCTTCCATTCTGGTAGTATTGCTGGTTCTGCATAGAAGCAGCTTCATCATCATCCAGAGGAAGGCGATCAAACACAGCGTTCATAAAAGATGCAGCCATGATAACAACAGGACCAGATGCTATTAGCCCACCAACCACTCCACCACCAACAACCTGTCCTTGATGCCCGGCTAAGTAAATGGTCAAACCAGTGATCCCAAGCGGTGCTGGTGGAGGCAAGATTGATCCTAGCAATGACAGGATCTCAAAACGTCCATGTAAAGTCACAATAGCTCCTGAAGAAGCTGGCTGCCTTAATGTAACATTGGTGACGCAACCATTGGCACTGAGTATGCAGAGACCTCTCTGTTTCCTTCTTGCGTAATCTGATAAAGCCTCACATATGTCATTACCCGAGCTGATCTCAACGGCATGAGCTCTGAGGGAGTTTGGACTGTCGTGAGTCACGATGATTGGTGGTTTGGGTTTGTTCTTGGAGCCAGCTGGTCTTCCTCTTGGCCTCTTAACCATCCCTCCATCAATTGATGAAACCGGTTGGACCGCTTTGGGTAATGCCTTcaagctgttgttgttgttgttgttgttgactcTCTCTGCTGCTTCATGGTTCCTCAATGGAAGTAGTGACTTAGATCCTACAGAGGTTGGAGTTAGAGCTGTACCTCCAGCCATTGTTATCAAAATGTTAGATTACAACTAAGATTGTGTGAGGAGTTTATAGGTGTAAGTAAAGAGATTATTATATGGTAGAGACACCAAAAGAATGATTGTGAAGAGTAGGAGATGGTTAAGTAGTCATCAAAATTGTGattaataattaacaaattaATTTGCCAACAAAAAACTTTCTGGCAACCTACTTCTCAACAGATGATTCATGACAAGTATCTTCTTTAACagagagatagattagtaataGTGTTACAAAACATGAAATTGCTCTGCCAAATTACGTAATACTGCTAACATCAAGACTTAAGACCTCACAGCAAAACATCGAAACATTACTATAGTATAGACACAGTTATGGTTGTCAGCAAGATACTTGGGATCCGCAACTTCATCCATCTGCAACGTGATAAATCATGGTTTGGATTTTTTGCCCACTCTAAAAGCAATATACCGAATATTAAACGGAAATACAGTACTAATTCTTCAGAActtgttaaaaaataaaaaaaaaaattcagaaagaTTGGAGAGCTAGCTATAACTTAGAAGAACGTGACTTGAAAACAAGTCtgatataaataaaagaaattgcCAAACAAGTGTTGGCCATTGACTCACGCATATCCCTCGCCTTGTGTTCCATTCCAATTAATGCAAACTTATATGATCCTAAATGTATAGTTCTAAGGCATCATTAAATAAGGTGAGTAGTGTCATATGTATTTCCCTATGTTCCTAAAAGATTCATATTCTagttttttcacacattttaataaaacacattaaatttacataattgTTTGTATTTATCTTCTTTCcacaattttaaattaataaaaaatcagttagtgcaattaagatttttaaagtttgcaattagttaataaaacatgcattgaaaatgtaaaaaaatgaatcttttagaaacaaaaattttctctagaatatgtattttaagagcatctccaaccccactctatttttcactctaaaatagagtttagagtaaagaatgctccaatggtactctatttctcactctataatagagtgaaaaataggtttactccaaatatagagtaatttgtttttttttgttcatcactctattttctactctaaaatagagtaccattggagcaaactcaaactctattatagagttactctattttagagtaaaaaatagagtaagccattggagatggtctaaggaaCGGAGGGACTATCAGCTTACACAACAAAAGCAATGAGTTTACTTTATCCTTTAtacaaaactccaaaaaaataaaggagaaaattattattagtgtttagtgtttccATCTATAACAGACCTAAGTTCATCCCAACTTGCTGAGTCTCCAATAAAATCTCCACCGTTGATGTTCAAGAAACTCAGGAAGTTGTTATCATGACAAGTATATGTTGGCTGATTGAAACCAACCGTAGTAAGTTGGTTCCAATAAGGATTCTGCGTTTGTGGCTCGTGTAGCTTGTGGGGCAAGGAGTCTACGACCCTGTGACTGGTGTGATCGGAGTCTAAGCTGCTCGTCTTAGAACATGAATCGGTTAAGGTGATAACCGGTTTACGGTTTTGTTGTATGATGGTTGGGTTTCTGTGATGTGTGACTCGTTTGAAGATTCTGCATAGTGTCCAGACCTCCTGCgaataatcaaattttaatgaTGATATTTTACTCTATTGTGGACGTTTTTCACGTATTTTGGAATAGTCTGATCGATCTTTCTTCTCATGATTCTGCTGTGGACGTTTTCACGTATTTTTGAATAGTTTTATCTTTTGAGTCTTTGACAAAAAGTTGGTCCCATTTTCAGGAAAAGATATGTGATCAATAAATAGCTCATATGGAAATGTGCCTTCGTGACTGACTTTTAGAAGCATTTAACACCACGAGTGTAAGAAAATTTTCTCAACTAAAAATAGATaagatggtttttttttttttggacaaaagaTAAGATGGTTAAACCGGTTTGATTGTTCATAAAAAATTTTAGATTAATAATCGAAACTATGTACTTCTTAatatagaaattataatatttttattcgttttatgaaaatagtatattttatgttttaatgtaatttttagtttgtttatcctttttatctatattaattaagataattactattgaaataatttaatttcttgAAATTATGAAATCACAAAAAGGTTATTTTTGgcattgtaaatttatttttaaaatgtgtgaaaatcTCCATACAGAAAGTCATTTTGTTAAATAGAGGGAtaatatattcaatttttttaatctagaAATATCCCAggcttatattaaaaaaaatataataataataatatattcaaattaaaCTTACTGCTTGTTGAGCTGTTGAGTCGGTTTTTGTGGTGGAGGGGAGGCGGAATTCATGCATCATCCAATCGGTTTTGGAGCCTTTACCGGCGGAGCCAAGATAGTAAACCAAAGATTTCTTTAGACCGATGCAGTTAAAATTGGAGTAAACCGGTTTATCAATACCGGTGGCTTTCCAGAAACCTGAACCGGTGACGCGGTTTGGTCTAACGCTATTCTTGTATTTCCTGCCTCTCATGCAGAAGAAGTACCACTCCTTTTCCCCAACGCTGCTCACTCCTTAATAAAATCCACAGTAAATGTTGTTAATATTAATTTGTCTATTTTCATGAAAATATGTTCATGTAATATTAtagaaaaaggaaattaaaaCACATCAACCTTTGCAAAGAAAAGCACACTAATTCTAGATATTAGGCACATTAATTATAGTTTTGATTCTTCTCTTGAtcatattgaatatattttgtttttttttttgtaactggctTTAACATCCCTTATTGAgggttagatttttttaaaaaaaaatctacagttTGGAGACCATTCAACTTATATATGATCTTCGTTAAAATGGGCCATGTGGAATTATTATAGTGTTTTGCCCAGGACCGGTCATGCGCATATTACTATCCTATGATTTGAGAAAGCTACTATAACAGGAAAAGAAGGGTGAGCCAATATAtataaagactttttttttttctgaaatgtGAATTTTAAAGACTTACTAGGAAGATCCCAAGGATCGAACTTGTAGATATCAATCTGTTTGATAAGCTCAAGTTTGATGGGTTTGTTCTCTACTTTTCTTCGAAGATAAAACCCTAATAGCTCTTCGTCAGTTGGATGAAATCTAAATCCCGGAAGTAttgcttcatcttcttcttcttggtccTTACCTTCACAACTCATCTTCACTACATCGATATATCAGCTACTAAGTCTCTCTGAATAAAAAGTTCTATATATGTACGTATTTATATAGGTGAACGTTTATCAAACTAATGATTATTTTTATGCCATTCAATTGGTGTTGGGTCAGTTACGAATGACTTTGACTATTATTATACACGCAATATTTTAACGAAAGCCGgtactaatttaattttattatcacATATATATGGGAAAATGCTTTAAAACCCGATCACTTTTgctaaaaacattttaaaatattaacctaTTTCTATAGGCAATTTGTGATTTTTTGAAAGTGTGGTATTTGTAGAAATAAAACCTTTTGTTGTATTAAAAgatatctcttaaaaatatataaggtTTTAGACAATTTATTATATGTAAAtcaaaaatgaaaaagtgaTAGTTTACAACTTAGATATCGGTGTCCTATTAATTAGTATGCAGAAAAGTCCAGGAAACATGGAAAGTTATTAGATCGTTGATGATGTAATATTACCGGGACAAAGAAAACACATGTATGATGTACTAATATTGTCGAAAATCAAACATGTCGTTATCCGTAGTTGCTAcgcatatataaaattatatacacaGTAATTATATCAAATTA of the Brassica rapa cultivar Chiifu-401-42 chromosome A03, CAAS_Brap_v3.01, whole genome shotgun sequence genome contains:
- the LOC103858037 gene encoding AT-hook motif nuclear-localized protein 16; translation: MAGGTALTPTSVGSKSLLPLRNHEAAERVNNNNNNNSLKALPKAVQPVSSIDGGMVKRPRGRPAGSKNKPKPPIIVTHDSPNSLRAHAVEISSGNDICEALSDYARRKQRGLCILSANGCVTNVTLRQPASSGAIVTLHGRFEILSLLGSILPPPAPLGITGLTIYLAGHQGQVVGGGVVGGLIASGPVVIMAASFMNAVFDRLPLDDDEAASMQNQQYYQNGRSLPLDGIHGLPQNLLTNGNSGSDMYSWGPAERAMSKP
- the LOC103858038 gene encoding transcription factor JUNGBRUNNEN 1; protein product: MSCEGKDQEEEDEAILPGFRFHPTDEELLGFYLRRKVENKPIKLELIKQIDIYKFDPWDLPRVSSVGEKEWYFFCMRGRKYKNSVRPNRVTGSGFWKATGIDKPVYSNFNCIGLKKSLVYYLGSAGKGSKTDWMMHEFRLPSTTKTDSTAQQAEVWTLCRIFKRVTHHRNPTIIQQNRKPVITLTDSCSKTSSLDSDHTSHRVVDSLPHKLHEPQTQNPYWNQLTTVGFNQPTYTCHDNNFLSFLNINGGDFIGDSASWDELRSVIDGNTKH